From the genome of Candidatus Binatia bacterium, one region includes:
- a CDS encoding alanine-zipper protein, with protein MRFGMKTQVAASFVGLVLLAGVTAGCAKKSGAEDGMAARVEAAASKAEAAANKAEVAARGAADAAQRAEAAAQKAEAIFHKHMKK; from the coding sequence ATGCGGTTTGGAATGAAGACTCAGGTTGCGGCAAGTTTTGTCGGCTTGGTGTTACTGGCTGGCGTGACCGCTGGCTGCGCCAAGAAAAGTGGCGCGGAGGATGGTATGGCCGCGCGCGTCGAGGCGGCAGCTAGCAAGGCGGAGGCCGCAGCTAACAAAGCAGAGGTGGCGGCAAGGGGCGCGGCCGATGCGGCGCAGCGCGCTGAGGCTGCAGCACAGAAGGCCGAGGCAATTTTCCACAAGCACATGAAAAAGTAG
- a CDS encoding alcohol dehydrogenase catalytic domain-containing protein, translated as MKVARIYDYLDVRVEEAPVPRPGPREALVRTRACGICSGDVVPWYIRKKAPLVFGHEPVGEIVEVGAEVTHLGPGMRVFVHHHAPCLKCRACRRGEFAQCPTWRASRIVPGGMAEYFCVPETNLFGDTLLLPDTISDEDGALVEPTACVVKSLTRAGRVAEASILIIGLGVMGQLHVVLAKHLGARTVIATDLVNTRCERARQLGADVVLDAAVGNLPQQVAGATGGEGAEIVIVGPATIDALETGLACVARGGTVVQFMGTPPETRLSLSMNDFYFREIRLIPSYSCGPLETREALRYIADGIVSAHQVVTHRFPLTAAPEAYRLAAEDKTALKTLVTFGTVSP; from the coding sequence ATGAAGGTTGCCCGAATCTACGATTACCTCGACGTCCGCGTCGAGGAGGCCCCCGTACCGCGTCCCGGGCCCCGGGAGGCGCTGGTCCGCACGCGCGCCTGCGGCATTTGTTCGGGTGACGTCGTGCCCTGGTACATCCGCAAGAAGGCCCCCCTGGTCTTTGGCCACGAGCCGGTGGGAGAAATCGTAGAAGTCGGCGCCGAGGTGACGCACCTGGGACCCGGCATGCGCGTTTTCGTGCATCACCATGCACCGTGCCTGAAGTGTCGTGCCTGCCGGCGCGGCGAGTTTGCGCAGTGCCCGACGTGGCGCGCCTCGCGCATCGTGCCTGGCGGAATGGCGGAGTACTTCTGCGTTCCCGAAACCAACCTGTTCGGCGACACGCTGCTGTTGCCCGACACGATCAGCGACGAAGATGGAGCGCTGGTGGAACCGACGGCCTGCGTGGTCAAATCATTGACCCGCGCCGGCCGCGTGGCGGAGGCGTCGATTCTCATCATCGGTCTCGGCGTCATGGGACAGTTGCACGTGGTGTTGGCAAAGCACCTGGGTGCACGCACCGTCATTGCCACCGATCTCGTGAACACCCGCTGCGAGCGGGCGCGCCAGCTCGGCGCCGATGTCGTTCTCGATGCCGCGGTTGGCAACCTCCCGCAACAAGTCGCCGGCGCCACCGGGGGCGAAGGGGCAGAAATCGTCATTGTTGGCCCGGCAACTATAGATGCGCTGGAGACCGGGCTCGCGTGTGTTGCGCGCGGCGGCACGGTGGTCCAATTCATGGGCACCCCGCCGGAAACCCGCCTGTCGTTATCGATGAACGATTTCTACTTCCGGGAAATCCGGCTGATTCCCAGCTACTCCTGTGGCCCGCTCGAGACTCGCGAAGCGCTCCGCTACATCGCCGACGGGATCGTGTCAGCGCATCAGGTCGTGACGCATCGGTTTCCACTGACTGCGGCCCCGGAGGCTTACCGCTTGGCGGCTGAAGATAAAACTGCGTTAAAGACGCTCGTCACCTTTGGCACCGTCTCACCGTAA
- a CDS encoding alcohol dehydrogenase catalytic domain-containing protein: MIDKPEAHIYGYDMQQEASALATRTGRYPFMQAHVLVRPGEISLCEVPRPLPGPEEVVVRIRAALTCGTDLKAFLRGHPKFPMPTPFGHEFAGEIADLGSRVRGFREGDPVMAVPTAPCGQCYYCQHDQENLCETVMETMVLGAYAEYIKLPARIVKVNLYRKPDNVPFPVAALLEPLACVLHGLEFVTLRPDDTVVLVGAGAISLLHLLVLRAMGIERVAVLGRRPKRAQHARRLGADQVFIGGLPDGREQVLDYTHGRGADVVIECTGQVAVWEAAPGLARRGGQVVLFGGCPSGSQSRFDTQRLHYDQLRIISPFHFTPRAVRRAYELLTNDSFNGQALITGAYPLRSLEQALHEHQRGDGIKFAVVP, translated from the coding sequence TTGATTGACAAGCCGGAGGCCCACATATACGGGTACGACATGCAGCAAGAAGCGTCCGCACTAGCGACGCGGACGGGGCGTTACCCGTTCATGCAGGCCCACGTCCTAGTGCGTCCAGGAGAGATTTCCCTCTGTGAAGTACCGCGGCCTCTCCCCGGCCCCGAAGAGGTGGTGGTTCGCATTCGCGCCGCCCTCACCTGCGGCACTGACCTGAAGGCCTTCCTGCGAGGCCATCCCAAGTTTCCCATGCCCACACCGTTCGGGCACGAGTTCGCTGGCGAGATCGCGGATCTGGGCTCACGCGTGCGCGGGTTTCGCGAAGGCGATCCGGTCATGGCGGTACCCACGGCCCCGTGCGGCCAGTGCTATTACTGCCAGCACGACCAGGAAAACCTCTGTGAAACGGTGATGGAAACCATGGTCCTTGGCGCCTATGCCGAGTACATCAAGTTGCCGGCGCGCATCGTCAAGGTCAACCTCTATCGCAAACCGGACAACGTGCCCTTTCCGGTGGCGGCGTTGCTCGAGCCGCTGGCTTGCGTGCTCCACGGCCTTGAATTCGTCACCTTGCGCCCGGACGACACCGTGGTGCTCGTCGGCGCCGGCGCCATCAGCCTGCTCCACCTGCTTGTGCTGCGGGCCATGGGGATCGAACGCGTCGCCGTCCTCGGGCGCCGGCCAAAGCGCGCCCAACACGCACGGCGGCTCGGTGCCGACCAAGTGTTCATCGGCGGACTCCCCGACGGCCGCGAGCAGGTACTCGACTACACGCACGGACGCGGGGCTGACGTGGTGATCGAATGCACCGGGCAAGTCGCGGTATGGGAAGCGGCGCCCGGGCTAGCGCGCCGGGGCGGCCAGGTCGTGCTGTTCGGCGGCTGTCCAAGTGGATCACAGAGCCGCTTCGATACGCAACGGCTGCACTATGATCAGTTGCGCATCATCAGTCCCTTTCATTTCACCCCGCGGGCTGTGCGCCGGGCCTATGAGTTGCTCACCAACGACAGTTTCAACGGGCAGGCGCTGATCACCGGCGCCTATCCGCTCCGGAGCCTGGAGCAAGCTTTACACGAACACCAGCGTGGAGACGGGATAAAGTTCGCCGTCGTTCCGTGA